In Thauera aromatica K172, one DNA window encodes the following:
- the gatC gene encoding Asp-tRNA(Asn)/Glu-tRNA(Gln) amidotransferase subunit GatC, with translation MSLSNEQVGHIARLARIALSDAEIDATRAKLDGIFGLIEQMQAVDTAGIEPMSHPQELATRLRADAVTETDRRDAFQKVAPQTEAGLYLVPKVIE, from the coding sequence ATGTCGCTGTCCAATGAACAAGTCGGGCACATCGCCCGCCTCGCGCGGATCGCGCTTTCCGACGCCGAAATCGACGCCACCCGCGCCAAGCTCGACGGGATCTTCGGCCTCATCGAGCAGATGCAGGCGGTCGACACCGCCGGCATCGAGCCGATGAGCCACCCGCAGGAACTCGCCACCCGCCTGCGCGCCGACGCCGTCACCGAAACCGACCGCCGCGATGCCTTCCAGAAGGTCGCCCCGCAGACCGAAGCCGGGCTGTACCTGGTGCCGAAAGTGATCGAGTAA
- the mreC gene encoding rod shape-determining protein MreC, which produces MSFSGHQPPPIFRRGPAPLVRLLLFVAVCLALLVADLRFRYLEVMRNALSVITYPLQMAAATPADVVRNAAHYFGTLIDVQHENAELRRHQLGAGERLLRFEQLEQENTRLRELLQMSQRVGVKSIAAEILYNAPDPFARKVILDRGTQQGVEAGLAVVDAQGVIGQVSRVHPIQSEVTLLTDRGQAIPVSVVRNGVRGVLYGNGRGTLEMRHALADVDLQPGDRLVTSGLDGVFVPGLPVATVLRVDRDADAFARIECAPLAAVERSVHVLVIGRAAYPPPPPETGKER; this is translated from the coding sequence ATGTCTTTCTCCGGCCATCAGCCTCCTCCCATTTTCCGGCGCGGACCCGCACCACTGGTGCGTCTGCTCCTGTTCGTCGCCGTCTGCCTGGCGCTGCTGGTGGCGGATCTGCGTTTCCGCTATCTGGAAGTGATGCGCAATGCCCTGTCGGTGATCACCTATCCGCTGCAGATGGCGGCGGCGACGCCGGCCGACGTGGTGCGCAACGCCGCGCACTACTTCGGTACCCTGATCGACGTCCAGCACGAGAACGCCGAGCTGCGCCGCCATCAGCTCGGTGCCGGCGAGCGCCTGCTGCGTTTCGAGCAGCTCGAACAGGAAAACACCCGCTTGCGCGAGCTGCTGCAGATGTCGCAGCGCGTCGGGGTGAAGAGCATCGCCGCCGAGATCCTCTACAACGCGCCCGATCCCTTCGCGCGCAAAGTCATCCTCGACCGCGGCACGCAACAGGGGGTCGAGGCCGGGCTCGCGGTGGTCGATGCGCAGGGCGTGATCGGCCAGGTCAGCCGCGTCCATCCGATCCAGTCCGAAGTCACCCTGCTCACCGACCGCGGGCAGGCGATCCCGGTCAGCGTGGTGCGCAACGGCGTGCGCGGCGTGCTCTACGGCAACGGCCGCGGCACCCTGGAGATGCGCCACGCGCTCGCCGATGTCGATCTCCAGCCCGGCGACCGGCTCGTCACTTCGGGCCTCGATGGCGTCTTCGTGCCCGGCCTGCCGGTGGCGACCGTGCTCCGCGTGGACCGCGACGCCGACGCCTTCGCCCGGATCGAGTGCGCGCCGCTGGCGGCGGTCGAGCGCAGCGTGCACGTACTGGTGATCGGCCGTGCCGCCTATCCGCCGCCGCCGCCCGAAACCGGGAAGGAGCGCTGA
- the rodA gene encoding rod shape-determining protein RodA, protein MNEPRFNPFALVRALVRPLDPVLLLVLATLLGYAHLLMRSASPERVDTQLIHFAVALTGMWLLAWLRPKRLLALAVPLYALGVILLVAVELFGEVSKGAQRWLDLGVTRIQPSELMKIAMPLVLAWFFQQREGETRFLDFVLAGVLLALPVGLIVIQPDLGTSLLVAASGLYVIFFAGLSWKLIIPLLVAGVIGLGSIVAFGDTLCQPEVDWQVLHEYQKQRVCTLLDPTRDPLGKGFHIIQSTIAIGSGGITGKGWMDGTQTHLAFLPERHTDFIFAVLAEEFGLLGTLVLLATYAVLLLRGFAIAAAAPTHASRLLAGAITLIFFTYAFVNMGMVSGILPVVGVPLPFISYGGTALVTLCLGIGILMSIQRSRFVDKG, encoded by the coding sequence GTGAACGAACCCCGCTTCAACCCCTTCGCCCTGGTCCGCGCCCTGGTGCGCCCGCTCGACCCGGTGCTGCTGCTGGTGCTGGCGACCCTGCTCGGCTACGCTCACCTGCTGATGCGCAGCGCCTCGCCCGAGCGCGTCGACACGCAGCTCATCCATTTTGCCGTGGCGCTGACCGGGATGTGGCTGCTCGCCTGGCTCAGGCCGAAGCGCCTGCTCGCACTCGCCGTCCCGCTCTATGCCCTCGGCGTGATCCTGCTGGTTGCGGTGGAGCTGTTCGGCGAAGTGTCGAAAGGCGCGCAGCGCTGGCTCGACCTCGGCGTGACGCGGATCCAGCCTTCCGAGCTGATGAAGATCGCGATGCCGTTGGTGCTGGCCTGGTTCTTCCAGCAGCGCGAAGGCGAGACCCGCTTCCTCGACTTCGTCCTCGCCGGCGTGCTGCTGGCGTTGCCGGTCGGCCTGATCGTGATCCAGCCCGACCTCGGCACCAGCCTGCTGGTGGCCGCCTCCGGGCTGTACGTGATCTTCTTCGCCGGCCTGTCGTGGAAGCTGATCATTCCGCTGCTCGTGGCGGGGGTGATCGGGCTGGGCTCGATCGTCGCGTTCGGCGATACCCTGTGCCAGCCCGAAGTCGACTGGCAGGTGCTGCACGAATACCAGAAGCAGCGCGTGTGTACCCTGCTCGACCCCACCCGCGATCCGCTCGGCAAGGGCTTTCACATCATCCAGTCGACGATCGCGATCGGTTCGGGCGGGATCACCGGCAAGGGCTGGATGGACGGCACCCAGACCCACCTCGCCTTCCTTCCCGAACGCCACACCGACTTCATCTTTGCGGTGCTGGCCGAGGAGTTCGGCCTGCTCGGCACGCTCGTGCTGCTCGCCACCTACGCCGTGCTGCTGCTGCGCGGTTTCGCGATCGCGGCGGCGGCTCCCACCCACGCCTCGCGCCTGCTCGCCGGCGCGATCACGCTGATCTTCTTCACCTATGCTTTCGTGAACATGGGCATGGTCAGCGGCATCCTGCCGGTGGTGGGCGTGCCGCTGCCTTTCATCAGCTACGGAGGAACCGCGCTCGTCACCTTGTGTCTGGGCATCGGTATCCTGATGAGCATCCAGCGCAGCCGCTTCGTCGACAAGGGCTGA
- the gatA gene encoding Asp-tRNA(Asn)/Glu-tRNA(Gln) amidotransferase subunit GatA — protein sequence MINASLTELRRALDRRQISSVELATLFLDRIDALNPQLNAFITVDRDGALAAAHAADERLAAGRGGALVGIPLAHKDVFCTEGVLTTCASKMLANFVSPYDAHVVSLLKAAGAVSLGKTNMDEFAMGSSNESSWYGPVKNPWHTGRVPGGSSGGSAAAVAARLAPIATGTDTGGSVRQPAAFCGITGIKPTYGTVSRYGMIAYASSLDQGGAFGASAEDCALLLSAMTGFDERDSTSLERPAEDYAAALAASAPGAKPLAGLTIGLPREFFAEGMADDVRAAVDAALDAYRALGATTVEVSLPNAKLAIPAYYVIAPAECSSNLSRFDGVRYGHRAADYGDLADLYSKSRAEGFGAEVKRRILVGTYVLSHGYYDAYYLQAQRLRRLIAEDFRAALTQCDLIAGPTTPTTAWALGQMADDPVQMYLSDIYTIAVNLAGLPGLSHPAGFGAEGLPIGLQLVGDYFAEARLLNAAHQYQQATDWHLRRPACAA from the coding sequence ATGATCAACGCCTCCCTCACCGAACTGCGCCGCGCGCTCGACCGCAGGCAGATCTCCAGCGTCGAGCTCGCCACCCTGTTCCTCGACCGCATCGACGCCCTCAACCCGCAGCTCAACGCCTTCATCACCGTCGATCGCGACGGCGCCCTCGCCGCCGCGCATGCCGCCGACGAACGCCTCGCCGCCGGCCGGGGCGGAGCGCTTGTCGGCATCCCGCTCGCGCACAAGGACGTGTTCTGCACCGAGGGCGTGCTCACCACCTGCGCCTCGAAGATGCTGGCGAACTTCGTCAGCCCTTACGACGCCCACGTCGTGAGCCTGCTCAAGGCCGCCGGCGCAGTGAGCCTGGGCAAGACCAACATGGACGAGTTCGCGATGGGCTCGTCGAACGAAAGCTCCTGGTACGGCCCGGTGAAGAACCCGTGGCACACCGGGCGCGTGCCTGGCGGCTCCTCCGGCGGCTCGGCCGCGGCGGTCGCCGCGCGCCTGGCACCGATCGCCACCGGCACCGACACCGGCGGCTCGGTGCGCCAGCCGGCGGCGTTCTGCGGCATCACCGGAATCAAGCCGACCTACGGCACGGTGAGCCGTTACGGCATGATCGCCTACGCTTCTTCCCTCGACCAGGGCGGGGCCTTCGGCGCCTCGGCCGAAGACTGCGCCCTGCTGCTGTCGGCGATGACCGGCTTCGACGAGCGCGACTCGACCAGCCTCGAGCGCCCCGCCGAAGACTACGCCGCCGCCCTCGCCGCCTCCGCCCCGGGGGCGAAACCGCTCGCCGGCCTCACCATCGGCCTGCCGCGCGAGTTCTTCGCCGAAGGCATGGCCGACGACGTGCGCGCCGCGGTCGACGCCGCGCTCGACGCGTACCGCGCCCTGGGCGCGACCACGGTCGAAGTTTCGCTGCCGAATGCGAAGCTGGCGATCCCGGCCTACTACGTGATCGCGCCGGCCGAGTGCTCGAGCAACCTCAGCCGCTTCGACGGCGTGCGCTACGGCCACCGCGCCGCCGACTACGGCGACCTCGCCGACCTGTACAGCAAGAGCCGTGCGGAGGGCTTCGGTGCCGAAGTCAAGCGCCGCATCCTGGTCGGCACCTACGTGCTGTCGCACGGTTACTACGATGCCTACTACCTGCAGGCGCAGCGCCTGCGCCGGCTGATCGCCGAAGACTTCCGCGCCGCGCTGACGCAGTGCGACCTGATCGCCGGACCGACCACCCCGACCACCGCCTGGGCGCTCGGCCAGATGGCCGACGACCCGGTGCAGATGTACCTGTCGGACATCTACACGATCGCGGTCAACCTCGCCGGCCTGCCCGGCCTGTCGCACCCTGCCGGTTTCGGCGCCGAGGGCCTGCCGATCGGCCTGCAGCTGGTCGGCGACTACTTCGCCGAGGCCCGCCTGCTCAACGCCGCGCACCAGTACCAGCAAGCCACCGACTGGCACCTGCGCCGTCCGGCCTGCGCGGCCTGA
- the mrdA gene encoding penicillin-binding protein 2 translates to MTEFRPPAAGLARFRLRVLVAAAFVLSCFGLLALRFYVLQVQRHDYFLTRAEDNRIALLPVVPHRGAIVDRNGVVLARNYATYTLEITPSEVHDLDLTLDELAALVPIEARDRRRFRKLLEESRNFESVPLRSRLSDEEVARVVAQRYRLPGVDVKARLLRDYPQGSTAAHVLGYIGRVNPRDIERIEERGETANYRGTQHIGKAGLEQSYEAELHGTTGVEQVEVNAGGRAVRALSRTPAIAGNDLELTLDVELQRVAENAFGERRGALVAIEPATGGILALASMPSFDPNLFVDGISTQDWKALNDSPDHPLLHRAIYSAYPPGSTFKPFMALAGLESGKRTAKQAIHDAGYFNFGGHRFMDDKVGGHGMVDLHKSIVESCNTYYYQLANDLGIDGIAAFLAPFGFGARTGIDLPGEAAGVLPSPQWKRERFRKAEQQRWYAGETISVGIGQGYNAYTPLQLANALAALVNDGKLFRPHVVRHVVDPRSGARRVIEPAPLRQIPLRQAHLKSVLDAMVDVNRSGTGRRAFQGAPYTVGGKTGTAQVFSLRGQRYVEGRVRERLRDHSWFVAYAPAENPRIALAVLVENGGFGAQSAAPIARQVLDYYLLERRAAAPAKEDMESGEAVEDEAATVPAPPAAAPPDVSRSVP, encoded by the coding sequence ATGACCGAGTTCCGCCCGCCTGCCGCCGGACTCGCCCGCTTCCGCCTCCGGGTGCTGGTGGCGGCGGCCTTCGTGCTCTCGTGCTTCGGCCTGCTTGCGCTGCGCTTCTACGTCCTGCAGGTGCAGCGCCACGACTACTTCCTCACCCGCGCCGAGGACAACCGCATCGCCCTGCTGCCGGTGGTGCCGCATCGCGGCGCCATCGTCGATCGCAACGGCGTCGTGCTGGCGCGCAATTACGCCACGTACACGCTGGAAATCACGCCCTCGGAAGTCCACGACCTGGACCTCACCCTCGACGAGCTGGCCGCGCTGGTGCCGATCGAGGCGCGCGACCGCCGCCGCTTCCGCAAGCTGCTCGAAGAGAGCCGCAACTTCGAGAGCGTGCCGCTGCGCAGCCGCCTGAGCGACGAGGAAGTCGCCCGCGTGGTCGCCCAGCGCTACCGCCTGCCCGGCGTCGACGTGAAGGCGCGCCTGCTGCGCGACTACCCCCAGGGCAGCACCGCGGCGCATGTGCTGGGCTACATCGGCCGGGTCAATCCGCGCGACATCGAGCGTATCGAGGAGCGCGGCGAGACCGCCAACTACCGCGGCACCCAGCACATCGGCAAGGCCGGACTGGAGCAGTCCTACGAGGCCGAGCTGCACGGCACCACCGGCGTCGAGCAGGTCGAAGTCAATGCCGGCGGCCGCGCCGTGCGCGCCCTGTCGCGCACCCCCGCGATCGCCGGCAACGATCTCGAGCTGACGCTCGACGTCGAGCTCCAGCGCGTCGCCGAGAACGCCTTCGGTGAGCGCCGCGGCGCGCTGGTGGCGATCGAGCCGGCCACCGGCGGCATCCTCGCCCTGGCGTCGATGCCCAGCTTCGACCCCAACCTGTTCGTCGATGGCATCTCCACCCAGGACTGGAAGGCGCTCAACGACTCGCCCGACCATCCGCTGCTCCACCGCGCGATCTATTCCGCCTATCCGCCGGGCTCCACCTTCAAGCCCTTCATGGCCCTGGCCGGCCTCGAGAGCGGCAAGCGCACGGCGAAGCAGGCGATCCACGATGCCGGCTATTTCAACTTCGGCGGCCACCGCTTCATGGACGACAAGGTCGGCGGCCACGGCATGGTCGACCTGCACAAGTCGATCGTCGAGTCGTGCAACACCTACTACTACCAGCTCGCCAACGATCTGGGCATCGACGGCATCGCCGCCTTCCTGGCGCCGTTCGGCTTCGGTGCGCGCACCGGCATCGACCTGCCGGGCGAGGCGGCGGGCGTGCTGCCCTCGCCACAATGGAAGCGCGAGCGCTTCCGCAAGGCGGAGCAGCAGCGCTGGTATGCCGGCGAGACGATCTCGGTGGGCATCGGCCAGGGCTACAACGCGTATACCCCGCTGCAGCTCGCCAACGCGCTGGCGGCGCTGGTGAACGACGGCAAGCTGTTCCGCCCGCACGTGGTCCGGCACGTGGTCGACCCGCGCAGCGGCGCGCGGCGGGTGATCGAGCCCGCGCCGCTACGCCAGATCCCGCTGCGCCAGGCGCACCTGAAGTCGGTGCTCGATGCGATGGTCGACGTGAACCGCAGCGGCACCGGGCGCCGCGCCTTCCAGGGGGCGCCCTACACCGTCGGCGGCAAGACCGGCACCGCCCAGGTGTTTTCGTTGCGCGGCCAGCGCTACGTCGAAGGCCGGGTGCGCGAGCGCCTGCGCGACCATTCCTGGTTCGTCGCCTACGCCCCGGCGGAAAACCCGCGCATCGCCCTCGCCGTGCTGGTGGAGAACGGCGGTTTCGGTGCCCAGTCGGCGGCGCCGATCGCGCGCCAGGTGCTCGACTACTACCTGCTCGAGCGCCGCGCCGCGGCCCCGGCGAAGGAAGACATGGAAAGCGGCGAGGCGGTGGAGGACGAAGCCGCCACCGTGCCTGCGCCGCCGGCCGCCGCGCCGCCCGACGTTTCCCGGAGCGTGCCGTGA
- the mreD gene encoding rod shape-determining protein MreD gives MQPTHRSSRILLPVKLWFVVLSLFVALGLEYIPTGRLPGLPGWVALVLAFWCVREPLRIGMGTGFVLGLLVDVGLGAAMGQHALAYVVLAYSANRLARRVLWFPPWQQAVHVLPLLLLSQALMMGVRLLAGAEFPGWSYFLSSFSAAVLWTPLSFLLLLPQYQPVERDDNRPI, from the coding sequence ATGCAGCCCACCCACCGTTCGAGCCGGATCCTGCTGCCGGTCAAGCTCTGGTTCGTGGTCCTGAGCCTGTTCGTCGCCCTCGGCCTCGAATACATCCCGACCGGGCGCCTGCCCGGGCTGCCGGGCTGGGTGGCGCTGGTGCTGGCCTTCTGGTGCGTGCGCGAGCCGCTGCGCATCGGCATGGGCACCGGCTTCGTCCTCGGCCTGCTGGTCGACGTCGGCCTGGGGGCGGCGATGGGCCAGCATGCGCTCGCCTATGTGGTGCTGGCCTATTCCGCCAACCGCCTGGCGCGGCGGGTGCTGTGGTTTCCGCCGTGGCAGCAGGCGGTGCATGTACTGCCGCTGCTGCTGCTGAGCCAGGCGCTGATGATGGGGGTACGTCTGCTCGCCGGGGCCGAGTTCCCCGGCTGGTCGTATTTCCTGTCGAGCTTCAGCGCCGCGGTGCTGTGGACGCCGCTGTCTTTCCTCCTGCTGCTGCCGCAATATCAGCCGGTGGAGCGCGATGACAACCGCCCGATCTGA
- a CDS encoding rod shape-determining protein has product MFGFLRSYFSNDLAIDLGTANTLIYVRGKGIVLDEPSVVAIRTEGGPNSKRSIQAVGHSAKQMLGKTPGNITAIRPMKDGVIADFVVTEQMIKQFIKKVHDSRLLSPSPRIIICVPCGSTQVERRAIRDAALAAGASQVFLIEEPMAAAIGAGLPVSDATGSMVVDIGGGTTEVGVISLGGIVYSGSIRVGGDKFDEAIVNYIRRNYGMLIGETTAEKIKKEIGSAFPGSEVREMEVKGRNLAEGIPRSFTISSNEILEALTEPLNQIVSAVKIGLEQTPPELGADIADRGMMLTGGGALVRDLDRLLMEETGLPVVVAEEPLTCVARGCGMALDKMDKLASIFTSE; this is encoded by the coding sequence ATGTTCGGTTTCCTGCGCTCTTATTTCTCCAACGATCTCGCGATCGACCTCGGCACCGCCAACACCCTGATCTACGTGCGCGGCAAAGGCATCGTGCTGGACGAACCTTCGGTGGTGGCGATCCGCACCGAAGGCGGGCCCAATTCCAAGCGCTCGATCCAGGCGGTCGGCCACTCGGCCAAGCAGATGCTCGGCAAGACGCCGGGCAACATCACCGCGATCCGGCCGATGAAGGACGGCGTGATCGCCGACTTCGTCGTCACCGAGCAGATGATCAAGCAGTTCATCAAGAAGGTGCACGACTCACGCCTGCTGTCGCCGAGTCCGCGCATCATCATCTGCGTGCCCTGCGGCTCGACCCAGGTCGAGCGCCGCGCGATCCGCGACGCCGCGCTCGCCGCCGGCGCCAGCCAGGTGTTCCTGATCGAGGAACCGATGGCGGCGGCGATCGGCGCCGGGCTGCCGGTGTCGGACGCGACCGGCTCGATGGTCGTCGACATCGGCGGCGGCACCACCGAAGTGGGCGTGATCTCGCTCGGCGGCATCGTGTACTCGGGCAGCATCCGCGTCGGCGGCGACAAGTTCGACGAGGCCATCGTCAACTACATCCGCCGCAACTACGGCATGCTGATCGGCGAGACCACCGCCGAGAAGATCAAGAAGGAGATCGGCTCGGCCTTTCCCGGCTCCGAAGTGCGCGAGATGGAAGTCAAGGGCCGCAACCTCGCCGAAGGCATCCCGCGCAGCTTCACGATCTCGTCCAACGAGATCCTCGAGGCCCTGACCGAGCCGCTCAACCAGATCGTTTCCGCGGTCAAGATCGGCCTCGAGCAGACTCCGCCCGAGCTCGGCGCCGACATCGCCGACCGCGGCATGATGCTGACCGGTGGCGGCGCGCTGGTGCGCGACCTCGACCGCCTGCTGATGGAAGAGACCGGCCTGCCGGTGGTCGTCGCCGAGGAGCCGCTGACCTGCGTCGCGCGCGGCTGCGGCATGGCGCTCGACAAGATGGACAAGCTCGCTTCCATCTTCACCTCCGAGTGA
- the gatB gene encoding Asp-tRNA(Asn)/Glu-tRNA(Gln) amidotransferase subunit GatB, with the protein MSRSDWEVVIGLEVHAQLNTASKIFSGASTAFGAEPNRQASAVDIALPGVLPVLNRGAVERAIRFGLAIGAHVAEKSVFARKNYFYPDLPKGYQISQMDLPVVQGGAITIRVGEGEQAYEKTVRLTRAHLEEDAGKSLHEDFHGMTGIDLNRAGTPLLEIVSEPDMRSSAEAVAYARTLHALVRWINICDGNMQEGSFRCDANVSVRKKGATEYGTRREIKNLNSFRFLQQAIDFEVQWQIDTIEDGGRVEQATVLFDPDTGETRMMRSKEDAHDYRYFPDPDLLPLVIAPDWKARVQAEMPELPGAMKARFMDEWGLSAYDATTLTAAKEVADFYQATVAAAGTALAKPCANWVMGDLAARLNKAELDITASPVSPAQLAGLVARIADNTISNAIGKKVFEALWNGEGGGKADAADEIIDKQGLRQVTDSAAIEAMIDEVLAANQKSVDEFRAGKEKAFNALVGQVMKASKGKASPAQVNELLKQKLAG; encoded by the coding sequence ATGAGCCGATCCGATTGGGAAGTCGTCATCGGGCTGGAAGTCCACGCCCAGCTCAACACCGCGAGCAAGATCTTTTCCGGCGCCAGCACCGCCTTCGGCGCCGAGCCCAACCGCCAGGCGAGCGCGGTGGACATCGCCCTGCCCGGCGTGCTGCCGGTGCTCAACCGCGGCGCGGTCGAGCGCGCGATCCGCTTCGGCCTGGCGATCGGCGCCCACGTCGCCGAAAAGAGCGTGTTCGCACGCAAGAACTACTTCTACCCCGACCTCCCCAAGGGCTACCAGATCAGCCAGATGGACCTGCCGGTGGTGCAGGGCGGCGCGATCACGATCCGCGTCGGCGAGGGTGAGCAGGCCTACGAGAAGACCGTGCGCCTGACCCGCGCCCACCTCGAGGAAGACGCCGGCAAAAGCCTCCACGAGGACTTCCACGGCATGACCGGGATCGACCTCAACCGCGCCGGCACGCCGCTGCTCGAAATCGTCTCCGAGCCCGACATGCGCTCGTCGGCGGAGGCCGTGGCCTACGCCCGCACGCTGCACGCGCTGGTGCGCTGGATCAACATCTGCGACGGCAACATGCAGGAAGGCTCGTTCCGCTGCGACGCCAACGTCTCGGTGCGCAAGAAGGGCGCGACCGAGTACGGCACCCGGCGCGAGATCAAGAACCTCAACTCCTTCCGCTTCCTGCAGCAGGCGATCGACTTTGAGGTCCAGTGGCAGATCGACACCATCGAGGACGGCGGCCGCGTCGAGCAGGCCACCGTGCTGTTCGACCCGGACACGGGCGAGACGCGCATGATGCGCAGCAAGGAAGACGCCCACGACTACCGCTACTTCCCCGACCCCGACCTGCTGCCGCTGGTGATCGCGCCCGACTGGAAAGCCCGCGTGCAGGCGGAAATGCCCGAGCTGCCGGGGGCGATGAAGGCGCGCTTCATGGACGAATGGGGCCTCTCCGCCTACGACGCGACCACCCTCACCGCGGCCAAGGAAGTCGCCGACTTCTACCAGGCCACCGTCGCCGCGGCGGGAACTGCACTCGCCAAACCGTGCGCCAACTGGGTCATGGGCGACCTCGCCGCGCGCCTCAACAAGGCCGAGCTCGACATCACCGCATCGCCGGTCTCCCCCGCCCAGCTCGCCGGGCTGGTCGCGCGCATCGCCGACAACACGATCTCGAACGCAATCGGCAAAAAAGTGTTCGAGGCCCTGTGGAACGGCGAAGGCGGCGGCAAGGCCGACGCCGCCGACGAAATCATCGACAAGCAGGGCCTCAGGCAGGTCACCGACAGCGCTGCGATCGAGGCGATGATCGACGAGGTGCTCGCCGCCAACCAGAAATCGGTGGATGAATTCCGCGCCGGCAAGGAGAAGGCCTTCAACGCCCTGGTGGGACAGGTCATGAAGGCCAGCAAGGGCAAGGCCAGCCCGGCCCAGGTCAACGAGCTGCTGAAGCAGAAACTCGCCGGCTGA
- a CDS encoding septal ring lytic transglycosylase RlpA family protein, translating to MSCQPAALPPSAGPSSLLARVASVLGLAAAAALLSACGSAPLRGPGDSADPSGPRADAPAAVKPRRGGGYYKDDGPDEAPPDNLNAVPDAEPRAEPLHRFANRPYHVMGQSFVPATELRPFRQRGHASWYGRRFHGSPTSSGEPYDMYAMTAAHPTLPIPSYARVTNLDNGRSVVVRVNDRGPFLRGRVIDLSYTAAYKLGYVNVGSAQVEVEQILPDEAPLVAAARPVPPLPARANEGVVAADAPAAAPRALAPLALPDPAVAQAAAAVDGPAPGGAPAGIAPPIASASGGIFLQLGAFASYANAEGFRDAVQTQAASLAERFEVFTDGQRFRLHAGPYDSVAAARSAAERMASLLKLKPLVVVR from the coding sequence ATGAGTTGCCAACCTGCCGCCCTGCCGCCGTCCGCCGGCCCCTCTTCCCTCCTGGCGCGGGTCGCCTCCGTGCTGGGCCTGGCTGCCGCCGCCGCCTTGCTGTCGGCTTGCGGCTCCGCTCCGCTGCGCGGCCCCGGCGATTCTGCGGACCCCTCCGGGCCGCGCGCCGACGCTCCGGCGGCGGTCAAGCCCCGGCGCGGAGGCGGCTACTACAAGGACGACGGCCCGGACGAAGCGCCGCCGGACAACCTCAACGCCGTCCCCGACGCCGAGCCGCGCGCCGAGCCCCTGCACCGCTTCGCCAACCGCCCCTACCACGTCATGGGGCAGAGCTTCGTGCCCGCCACCGAGCTGCGCCCGTTCCGCCAGCGCGGCCACGCGAGCTGGTACGGGCGCCGCTTCCACGGCAGTCCCACGTCCAGCGGCGAGCCCTACGACATGTACGCGATGACCGCGGCACACCCGACGCTGCCGATCCCGAGCTACGCCCGCGTCACCAACCTGGACAACGGCCGCTCGGTGGTGGTCCGGGTCAACGACCGCGGCCCCTTCCTGCGCGGGCGGGTCATCGACCTGTCCTATACCGCGGCGTACAAGCTGGGCTACGTCAATGTCGGCAGCGCCCAGGTCGAAGTCGAGCAGATCCTTCCCGACGAGGCTCCGCTGGTGGCCGCCGCCCGGCCGGTGCCGCCGCTGCCGGCGCGCGCCAACGAGGGCGTGGTGGCGGCGGATGCGCCCGCCGCGGCGCCCCGCGCGCTGGCGCCGCTGGCGCTGCCCGACCCCGCCGTCGCCCAGGCTGCGGCGGCGGTGGACGGACCCGCGCCCGGCGGCGCGCCGGCCGGGATCGCGCCGCCGATCGCTTCGGCCAGCGGCGGCATCTTCCTGCAACTGGGGGCCTTCGCCTCCTATGCCAATGCCGAAGGTTTCCGCGATGCGGTGCAGACCCAGGCCGCCTCCCTCGCCGAGCGCTTCGAAGTGTTCACCGACGGCCAGCGTTTCCGCCTCCATGCCGGCCCCTACGACAGCGTCGCCGCTGCGCGCAGCGCCGCCGAGCGCATGGCTTCGCTGCTCAAGCTCAAGCCGCTGGTGGTTGTGCGTTGA